The Besnoitia besnoiti strain Bb-Ger1 chromosome Unknown contig00014, whole genome shotgun sequence genome contains a region encoding:
- a CDS encoding kinase, pfkB family protein (encoded by transcript BESB_025670) → MSALDTPATSLATRDPLDVATAAAAAQAVHAVVEKVESANIVVLGCINRDVTLRVRALPAFGETIFGESVEIYHGGKAANQAVQAALLMPASDSAETCKAPAQAVEEGRRKEEMKTKKGGRVALVCKLGNDAVGREYREYLQARSIDTRGVLTAESCDTGCAFVTVARDGENTIVYVHGANKSLTARDLQDPEIVRLIQQCKVFVCENGVAGDVIVAGLRIAKSAPDRVLTIFTPAPAVDVPLAAFAYTDVVVLNESEARELWKLSPVKQTQDTAGNVFEEPDTAKEEFPTLRASAAATIQHEGLSLQAFREKLLDLGFRATHVAGATEPAAPTGGGSCEGARRGLCNVVLSKGKAGCALCESDAASTDLLVSSQVHEIPQKRQLAPTDVVDTVGAGDSFCGALAYFLGHEDMPLREAAEKACIVASYSVQKRGASESYADRAKLTGVLF, encoded by the exons ATGTCGGCGCTCGACACCCCCGCGACCTCCCTCGCCACGCGAGACCCGCTGGACGTCGCAActgccgcggcagctgcgcaggcggttCACGCAGTCGTAGAGAAAGTCGAGAGCGCAAATATCGTCGTCCTGGGCTGCATCAACCGCGACGTGAcgctgcgcgtgcgggcGCTTCCGGCCTTCGGCGAGACGATCTTCGGCGAGAGCGTGGAGATCTACCACGGCGGCAAGGCGGCAAACCAAGCTGTTCAGGCTGCGCTCCTGATGCCCGCTAGCGACTCCGCGGAGACCTGCAAAGCGCCAGCGCAGGCTGTGGAGGAGGGTCGGCGCAAGGAGGAGATGAAAACGAAAAAAGGCGGGCGAGTCGCGCTCGTGTGCAAGCTCGGCAACGACGCAGTGGGACGGGAATACCGCGAATACCTCCAGGCGCGCAGTATCGACACAAGGGGCGTCCTGACGGCCGAGAGCTGCGACACCGGCTGCGCGTTCGTCACCGTGGCGCGGGATGGAGAAAATACAATCGTCTACGTGCACGGAGCGAACAAGAGCCTCACGGCGCGGGACTTGCAGGACCCAGAGATCGTCCG GCTGATTCAGCAGTGCAAAGTGTTTGTCTGCGAGAACGGCGTGGCTGGGGACGTGATTGTTGCGGGTCTGCGGATTGCCAAAAGCGCGCCCGATCGCGTCTTGACGATCTTtacgccggcgccggcagtcGATGTGCCTctggcggccttcgcgtACACGGATGTCGTCGTTTTgaacgagagcgaggcgcgcgagctgtgGAAGCTCTCCCCTGTCAAGCAGACGCAGGACACGGCGGGCAACGTGTTTGAGGAGCCCGACACGGCAAAGGAGGAGTTCCCCACGCTccgggcgagcgccgcagcgaccaTCCAACACGAaggtctctctctgcaggccttcCGCGAGAAGCTTCTTGACCTCGGATTCCGCGCGACGCACGTTGCGGGCGCGACAGAGCCTGCGGCCCCGACCGGGGGTGgcagctgcgagggcgcgcgccggggcCTGTGCAACGTGGTTCTGTCCAAAGGCAAAGCGGGCTGCGCTctctgcgagagcgacgccgcgagcaccgacctcctcgtctcctcgcaggTCCACGAAATCCCGCAGAAACGCCAACTCGCGCCCACCGACGTCGTCGACaccgtcggcgccggcgactcgttctgcggcgcgctcgcgtaCTTCCTCGGGCACGAAGACATGCCCCTGCGtgaagccgcggagaaggcctGCATCGTCGCCAGCTACTCGGTTCAgaaacgcggcgcgagcgagagctACGCAGACAGAGCCAAGCTGACCGGCGTCTTGTTCtag
- a CDS encoding HEAT repeat-containing protein (encoded by transcript BESB_025680): MSALPVFARFALSSQALSGLQSADNAVRSASEAAINGAALPQLLPVLAQSVREAPTAAEQQLAAILLRRCLQSRWSEIEASLPAAEGDALLQEALTRLLQAVLQSPDGLVKKSAADAAAEVWRKKQMRTLEDAPCTVVGRWLAEPELGPPQTAAALFRLLDRLCEDKDIGASLTQMHAANLRKKIACALQQKGSQSDKDVEGSMAAALDALATCVSSLPPNSPLRASFCELAPLLLSALFENPSAALFIPSQQLAETLPQFFAGQHPRLLQLVVQVAVGAPNAENRCDDKQGAADVKTVALQLAVSAVISAPKWAKKNLNVVRPLLEVLAECCGLVAGDEEAWGAKEREEEDDDEEDLSQEALLLATRVAERLNSDAVLEMLLQICTAFFASDDWQRHLAALSLLAALLEEEHSSAGVMRHADEVISVCLLRLSSPHARLRWAALNCLCFLLQEDEREGDVVTEREKNLLEKMLEALQRETNNRCRRKGLQAVAEFFSNFAGEGEDEDCKAMNDKVYEQLSPYIDAALQNAVVPLCDSSDAQTQELALAVGSVLAQVSGQHFQRFYSFFMGAVRRLLSVDFAAFLQTHAHGASLLETVVEFAGALAAAVGMEVFAPDAAWLLERLIELQRVCADGTAGASLQATALEAVGETTRVMGAAALPFLPAISPIILAKVQQHAECNFAEAISAGEEAGAKISEEGRISTVNITDKCGRQTVISINTAAVEEKCAALRLLGSLAGRSGGQLPPMFACEWAKAIRPECSAQFAMVRQEAYEALPSVVNCLVTTNFAEFVRLSREALLFVVEEIKENNSRHVSGFVLPAATRLLENLMKEKERRDAQRTLGDAAADSGAYAADAIFNAEQRREFLAKIFEAMGRAIIPILTQEYEALAAAEGEDDEWENVDEDEEEQTEAAADAYDAVMQTAGALCKLYGAECLPFFDAHLKMPFGALLAHEKANPGGKVAALCIFADAINFGGEAAGKAYGEVYLPAALLAVCPPSDALTNEDLYSVSAAAYGIGACAVNSRELFLPRLAGAREALTRALQSPVLQTEEGRSAADCAACALLKVVLLYTRELEQQGPSPSAATTIFTQLLSRWFPLKDDAQEIDASTDLFVKMLTENHVLLQAAPARNEYMRVVQALLAEKTKEAETSKDEDKKLLASWKKLCIQKALERLN, encoded by the exons ATGAG CGCTTTGCCCGTGTTTGCCCGGTTTGCCCTCTCTTCGCAGGCTCTGAGCGGCCTCCAGTCGGCGGACAATGCGGTGCGgtcggcgagcgaggcggcgatcaacggcgcggcgcttccgcagctgctgcctgtcCTCGCGCAGAGCGTGCGGGAGGCGCCCACGGCTgccgagcagcagctcgcggcgattcttctgcggcgctgtctgCAGTCGCGCTGGAGCGAGATCGAGGCGAGCCtgccggccgcggagggcgacgcactCCTCCAGGAGGCACTCACGCGTCTTCTCCAGGCTGTCCTGCAGAGCCCCGACGGCCTCGTGAAGAAGAGCGCGgctgacgccgccgcggaagtcTGGCGCAAGAAGCAGATGCGAA CTCTCGAGGACGCGCCCTGCACGGTCGTCGGTCGCTGGCTGGCGGAGCCCGAGCTGGGGCCACcgcagacggccgcggcgctctttCGGCTCCTCGACCGTCTCTGCGAGGACAAAGACATCGGCGCGAGTCTgacgcagatgcatgcagcgAACCTCAGGAAGAAGATTGCCTGCGCGCTTCAACAAAAAGGCTCGCAGAGCGACAAAGACGTGGAG GGCTCAatggcggccgcgctcgaTGCGCTGGCAACGTGTGTGAGCAG CTTGCCTCCGaactcgcctctgcgggcgtctTTCTGTGAACtcgctccgctgctgcttTCGGCACTCTTCGAGAACCCCTCAGCGGCGCTCTTCATCCCGTCCCAGCAGCTTGCGGAGACCCTCCCGCAGTTCTTCGCCGGGCAACacccgcggctgctgcagctcgtcgTGCAAGTCGCAGTTGGCGCCCCGAACGCCGAAAACCGCTGCGACGACAagcagggcgccgcggatgTCAAAACCGTCGCCCTCcagctcgccgtctccgccgtcatCAGCGCCCCCAAATGGGCCAAAAAG AATCTGAACGTCGTGAGGCCGCTGCTGGAGGTTCTGGCGGAGtgctgcggcctcgtggcgggcgacgaggaggcttggggggcgaaggagcgggaggaggaagacgacgatgaAGAGGATCTCTCTCAGGaggccctcctcctcgcgacgCGCGTCGCAGAGCGGCTAA acagcgacgcagtCTTGGAGATGCTTCTGCAGATTTGCacggccttcttcgcctcggaTGACTGGCAGCGGCACCTTGCGGCTTTgtcgcttctcgcggcgctgctcgaggAGGAGCACAGCAGCGCGGGGGTCATGAGGCACGCCGACGAG GTGATTTCGgtctgtcttctgcgcctgagCAGCCCTcatgcgcgcctgcgctgggCGGCTCTCAACTGCCTGTGCTTCCTCTTGCAagaagacgagcgcgagggcgacgttgtgacagagcgagagaaaaacctGTTGGAGAAGATGcttgaggcgctgcagagagaaacgaACAACCGCTGCCGGAGAAAGGGCCTGCAGGCGGTCGCTGAGTTCTTCTCGAACTTTgcgggagaaggcgaagacgaagactgCAAAGCGATGAACGATAAGGTTTACGAACAG CTGTCGCCCTACATCGACGCCGCCCTGCAAAACG CTGTCGTGCCGCTctgcgacagcagcgacgcccaGACGCAGGaactcgccctcgccgtcggctcaGTTCTCGCGCAA GTGAGCGGGCAGCACTTTCAGCGTTTTTATTCCTTTTTCATGGGGGCggtgcggcgcctgctctcTGTGGACTTCGCGGCCTTCTTGCAAACACATGCGcacggcgcgtcgctcctgGAGACCGTCGTGGAGTTCGCCGGCGCACTCGCCGCTGCGGTGGGCATGGAGGTCTTCGCGCCC GACGCCGCGTGGCTGCTCGAGCGTCTCAtcgagctgcagcgggtCTGCGCAGACGGGACTGCTGGCGCGTccctgcaggcgacggcccTCGAGGCCGTGGGCGAAACCACGCGCGTCatgggcgctgccgccctgcCGTTCCTGCCGGCGATCTCGCCTATTATTCTCGCAAAGGTTCAGCAGCACGCTGAG TGCAACTTTGCTGAGGCGatctccgcgggcgaggaggctggcGCGAAGATCAGCGAAGAGGGCCGCATCTCGACTGTGAATATTACAGACAAGTGTGGCAGACAGACAGTCATTTCCATCAACACG GCGGCTGTCGAAGAGAAgtgtgcggcgctgcgcctcctcggctcgCTGGCGGGTCGTTCGGGCGGCCAGCTGCCGCCGATGTTCGCGTGCGAGTGGGCGAAGGCAATTCGGCCGGAGTGCAGCGCGCAGTTCGCGATGGTGCGGCAAGAAGCCTACGAG GCGTTGCCGTCGGTTGTGAATTGCCTGGTCACAACGAACTTCGCGGAGTTcgtgcggctgtcgcgcgaggccctgTTGTTCGTCGTCGAGGAGATCAAAGAAAACAACTCGCGCCACGTCAGCGGCTTCGTCCTGCCGGCTGCGACGCGTCTCCTGGAGAACCTGATGAAGGAAAAAGAGCGGCGGGACGCACAGCGCAcgctcggcgacgccgccgcagataGCGGGGCGtacgcggcagacgcgatCTTCAACGCagagcagagacgcgagTTCTTGGCCAAGATCTTCGAGGCAATGGGACGTGCGATCATTCC AATTCTCACGCAGGAGTACGAGGCTttggcggcggcagaaggcgaagacgacgagtgGGAG AAcgtcgacgaggacgaagaagagcagaccgaagcagctgcagacgcgtaTGACGCAGTCATGCAAACGGCGGGCGCTCTCTGCAAG CTGTACGGAGCGGAGTGTCTGCCGTTTTTCGACGCGCACCTGAAGATGCCGTTTGGGGCGCTGCTGGCCCACGAGAAAGCGAACCCTGGAGGAAAG GTCGCTGCGTTGTGCATCTTCGCGGACGCCATCAACTttggcggcgaagcagctggCAAAGCGTACGGCGAAGTGTacctgcctgcggcgctcctcGCGGTCTGCCCGCCCTCGGATGCGCTGACAAACGAAGACCTCTACTccgtcagcgccgcggcctaCGGAATCG GGGCCTGCGCAGTGAACAGCCGCGAGCTGTTCCTcccgcgtctcgcgggcgcgcgagaagcgctcACTCGCGCCCTTCAGTCGCCCGTGCTTCAGACGGAAGAAGGGCGGTCGGCCGCGGActgcgcggcgtgtgcgctgTTGAAGGTCGTCCTCCTCTACACGCGCGAACTCGAGCAGCAGGGGCCCAGCCCCAGTGCCGCGACGACGATTTtcacgcagctgctgagCAGATG GTTCCCGCTGAAGGATGACGCGCAAGAGATCGATGCCTCCACCGACTTGTTCGTGAAGATGCTGACGGAAAACCATGTGCTCcttcaggcggcgccggcaaggAACGAGTACATGCGCGTCgtgcaggcgctgctcgccgagaagacgaaggaggccGAGACCTCTAAAGACGAAGACAAGAAGCTTTTGGCGTCGTGGAAGAAACTCTGCATCCAAAAGGCGCTCGAGCGGCTGAACTGA
- a CDS encoding putative calmodulin (encoded by transcript BESB_025690) — MSISEDRIRETFIVFDRDGDGELALPEAVLAVRACGIPVHSRDLDDLPAKVDFRTFREWLLKRAAVTDPHNELVKLFEKFDRKRDGTVSTQEVAQVMKTLSAAISEEEVNAFIREADPNQSGRINYAAFVDKILE; from the coding sequence ATGTCGATTTCCGAAGACCGTATACGAGAGACATTCATTGTTTTTGATCGGGATGGAGACGGCGAGTTGGCACTGCCAGAAGCTGTCCTGGCAGTCCGCGCGTGCGGCATTCCAGTACACAGTCGAGATCTTGATGACTTACCGGCGAAGGTGGATTTTCGCACCTTCAGAGAGTGGCTACTGAAGCGAGCTGCGGTTACAGACCCGCACAACGAGCTGGTCAAGCTCTTTGAAAAGTTCGACCGTAAACGCGACGGGACCGTGAGTACGCAAGAGGTGGCTCAAGTGATGAAAACGCTCTCAGCCGCCATCTCGGAGGAGGAGGTCAATGCATTCATAAGAGAAGCTGATCCAAACCAGTCAGGCAGGATCAACTACGCTGCGTTTGTCGATAAGATCCTTGAATAG
- a CDS encoding CAP-Gly domain-containing protein (encoded by transcript BESB_025700), with protein sequence MASASTSHQERLRLGSEDAAYARVDLTHNLYPGRRWMEIVFPLDAPLALVKDKLYRHTGSSAANIRVFLKFRPDDPGTPLVDQHQTLRAAGCVDGCTLHVVDDIGEPVVPPVLTAGDAGEGNLQGKYSMDEETYDKREGTARKFLARLQQEQPALFTGKNGREAHVEPTEEDEETWKKRLKDARASFPLGSRCRLSGDRRGVVAFVGVRPSKSPRQIWIGVALDEPLGSTDGRDVAGASKGPNKVSGASQLLFECSGEKYGEFATPDRVVVGDFPPIDPFDLLDEI encoded by the exons ATGGCAAGCGCGTCAACTTCGCACCaagagcgcctgcggctcggcTCTGAAGATGCTGCTTACGCCCGCGTCGACCTGACGCACAACCTCTATCCTGGGCGCCGCTGGATGGAGATTGTCTTTCCGCTCGACGCGCCCCTCGCCTTGGTCAAAGACAAGCTGTACAGACACACGGGCAGCAGTGCCGCGAACATCCGAGTGTTTCTGAAATTCAGACCAGATGACCCCGGCACACCCCTGGTCGACCAGCACCAGACGCTCAG AGCCGCAGGATGCGTAGACGGCTGCACGCTGCACGTTGTCGACGACATCGGAGAGCCCGTAGTCCCGCCCGTCCTtacggcgggcgacgccggcgaaggtAACCTTCAGGGGAAGTACAGCATGGACGAGGAGACCTACGACAAGCGCGAAGGAACCGCGCGAAAGTTTCTGGCGCGACTCCAGCAGGAACAGCCCGCGCTGTTCACCGGCAAGaacgggcgcgaggcgcatgTTGAGCCCACGGAGGAGGATGAAGAGACGTGGAAGAAACGACTGAAGGACGCGAGGGCCTCGTTTCCCCTCGGGAGTCGCTGCAGG CTCTCCGGCGACCGTCGTGGCGTGGTGGCCTTCGTGGGCGTGCGCCCTTCCAAGTCTCCTCGACAGATTTGGATCG GCGTCGCTCTGGACGAGCCTCTAGGGTCGACAGACGGCCGGGACGTTGCTGGCGCGTCGAAAGGACCGAATAAGGTGTCTGGCGCCTCTCAGCTTCTGTTTGAGTGTAGTGGAGAGAAGTATGGGGAGTTCGCCACGCCCGACCGGGTGGTGGTGGGCGACTTCCCCCCCATCGACCCTTTCGACCTTCTGGATGAAATCTGA